Sequence from the Planctomycetota bacterium genome:
TGGCCGAACAATGCCGATACTGCAAACGCCGGCTGGACCGGGCGGACGCCCAGCACGCGCGCTACTGGCCGTTCTGCTCCGAGCGGTGCAAGATGGCGGAACTGGGCCACTGGTTCGAGTGGCGGTACG
This genomic interval carries:
- the yacG gene encoding DNA gyrase inhibitor YacG, with the translated sequence MAEQCRYCKRRLDRADAQHARYWPFCSERCKMAELGHWFEWRYVIGRPVDEVADDAALKAPAPPRGKPGGGSNSS